One Actinospica robiniae DSM 44927 genomic region harbors:
- a CDS encoding RNA 2'-phosphotransferase, with the protein MENKQLVKNSKFLALVLRHDPGKIGVELDEAGWVSVDVLLAAIKARGRQFDRGELDQVVAQNDKKRFEFDETGTRIRASQGHSVPVDLGYVPIEPPEALYHGTATRFLESIFGEGLRPGSRHHVHLSTDAETAVKVGTRHGKPAVLVVAAARMLADGHEFFRSTNGVWLTEQVPAEYLSRLPG; encoded by the coding sequence ATGGAGAATAAGCAGTTAGTCAAGAATTCGAAGTTCCTCGCCCTCGTGCTGCGGCACGACCCGGGCAAGATCGGCGTGGAGCTCGACGAGGCGGGCTGGGTGTCGGTGGACGTCCTGCTCGCCGCGATCAAGGCGCGCGGGCGGCAGTTCGACCGCGGCGAGCTCGACCAGGTGGTCGCGCAGAACGACAAGAAGCGGTTCGAGTTCGATGAGACCGGCACCAGGATCCGCGCCAGCCAGGGCCACAGCGTCCCGGTGGACCTCGGATATGTGCCGATCGAGCCGCCGGAAGCGCTCTACCACGGCACCGCGACGCGCTTTCTGGAGAGCATCTTCGGCGAGGGTCTCAGGCCGGGAAGCCGGCACCACGTCCACCTTTCCACCGATGCCGAGACGGCGGTCAAGGTCGGCACCCGGCACGGCAAGCCGGCGGTGCTCGTCGTGGCCGCCGCGCGCATGCTCGCAGACGGCCACGAGTTCTTCCGCAGCACCAACGGCGTGTGGCTCACTGAGCAAGTGCCGGCCGAGTATCTCAGTAGGCTGCCGGGTTGA